The window GCGGGGATACCTAATGAAGTTCCAATGTATTTCTTCATCTCAGATGGAAATGAAATCGGAATACCGAATTGGCGGGAGATGCTCTCTGATTATAGCGGTCAACTTGAGCACGGTCAGTTTTTATACTTAGATATCGGACATTATGTCCATACCTGGGAACCCGAACTTATTGCAAAAGAGATTGATACATTTCTCAGGAGTGAAAATTAAGTCAGCATAGGCGCCTAATAAGTGGGGTTTTTATTTCAACATATACAGCAACAGTGAAAGGAAGATAATGATGGAAGAACAATTTTTAATTACGGATGTAGAAAGAGAAAAAGTATTAAAAAATTATTTTAAACAAGGGTTACAAGGTCGGCTTGACGTATTTCCGAGTAAGGAAAAAAGGAAGTATATTATTGCCCAAGAAATAATTAAGAAATTCGATACGGATAAAATATATATGGAAAAAGAGATAAATGACCTATTGGTAACGTTTTATCCCGACTTTGCAACTATAAGACGATTTCTTATAGACTATCGTTTCATGACTCGAAGCGATGATGGAAAGCAGTATTGGGTTAAAGGGGAAACACATGCAAATACATAGAAATGTGGAACGGCAAGATATGAATTTGTTTGTTGAAAAGGTCTTAGGTGAACATAAAGATTTGCTGAGGAATTTTTACGTGTGTATGGGAAGTAAAATGAATGAGGGTATCTATTCTGTCGCTGATGAAAATGGAATCGTGGTCGCTGCATCAACGCACTATTCCACTTGGCATCCTCATTGCGTTTATGTACGTTTTGCTTACGATTTCAATTGTGTTGATGAACGCGCAATTCACTTCATGATTGAGTTCCTAAAAGATGAATTTGAGAAGCCTTTATTTGTTTTGATTGAAGATCGTTTTAGTCGTTTAGGTGAATTACTTTTGCAAAAAGATTTCCGATTAATTAGAAAGACGGAAGTAATCAACATTAAACCTGAAAGTTGTTCTACTGAAAATGATATTAGGAATAAAGAGATTAAAACCGTTGAGCAGATTCTAAAAGACCCAATTTTACTGTCCAGCCTAATTGAGATATGCAAAAAAACATATACAGAGACCCATGTAGATAACCCTGTTGCTGACTTGTCTACTTTAAGTTGGGAAAGTGTCATCCTTGATGATCTTATCGACTCAAGTAGCTATGTTGTAGTAAACGGAAATAACGTAGTTGCTTTTAGTTTGATGTATGAAGGTGAGGGATATAGTTGGGAGCTTGGCTGGATAGGTGTAGCCAATAGCGAGGAAATGGTTCTATTGGATGTCATTTTGAGTAAACAACTTCACGATGCGAATGAACAAAAAATTGCGTACATCGAAAAAGAAGTGGACTCCACATGTCCCTATTCACTGCACATAGCGAAGTCGCTTTTGTACGAAGTGTCGGAAACTTTGTATACGTACGTCGACAAATAAATAATTGGACTATATACGTTGAACAAATGAGTATAGCGTAGGCGCCTTACAAGGGGCAGCCGAAGACATAAGACTAGCGGCGAAGCTGCTTGGCTTATGGCGGGAGGCATCCCCTAGCGCCGCAGCGGGTTCAATGGGATTCTTTATTTCAACATCTATAGTTTAAATTTCTATTCAAATAATCAAAGTTAGGATGAGGAACATGACCACTACTATCACAATAACTCCACCGAGCGATATAAAAGATCTTGCAGCTTTTTTAGAGAATATGAATAACGATTCAAGCAGCCACGTTGGCTACTGTGGTGAAGACAGAGAGGGAATTTATCAAACACTTCTTGATGATTTCTCGGATTTGGATTTGTCTCAGTCCTTTGCAGTTGCTTATGATAATGGAAGTATCGTCGGCGCCATTGGGTTGGATATTGATAAAGATCGCTTTAGTGCGGAAGTATGGGGACCTTTTATTAGCGATAAAATAGATGATTCATATATTGTTGATAAGCTTTTGAAAACAGTGATCTCTAATTCATCAATTCAGCTAAAGCATTTAAGTTTTTTTCTGAATAAGGAAAATACCCGTGGAAAAGAATTTGTCTTGAAACACGGGGGAGTTGAAAGAGGACATCATTCCAACTTGCTGGCTCACCGCGATGAACTTGGGGAAATTAAGGTTGAAGGAATTATGGAATATAGCCCGTCTTATGAAAAAACCTTTTCTGCTCTTCATGAGACCGAATTTCCTAGTACATATTATAGTACGCAAAAAATTCTTAGTCGGCTGACTGATATGAATCGGTTATTTGTACTGACAAATGATGACCAACATATTAAAGGATATGTCTATGTGGAGGCTCAGCCGCAACATGGTGAGGGCTCGATTGAATATATCGCTGTTTCTAATAACGATAGAAAACAGGGCATCGGAACAAAGCTAATAAAATTTGCTTTAGCTCATCTTTTCACGCATAAGGAAATTGAAGAAATTTCCTTATGCGTTGAAAACGAAAATGAGAGAGCCCTTAATCTTTATCGAGCCGCTGGATTCAAAATAAAGCACGAACTTATTCATTTTGACATTACATTTAAAAGGTGCGAGGAAATAGTTCATGCTAATCAAAAGTGAAGAAGATATTCTATGGTTAATTCGTGAAGACAAATGGATGATGGAGCTACTGAAATGCGCCAAATCACTGAATTTACCAGATTGGTGGATTTGTGCAGGTTTTGTTCGGTCTAAAATTTGGGATGTGTTGCATGGATTCGATGTAAGAACGACGATCCCAGATATTGACGTAATCTATTATGATCGAACAAATAGTGAAAAGAGTACGGAAAAGAAACACGAGGAAGCATTGAAAAGGCTTCTACCTGCAATCCCTTGGTCAGTTAAGAATCAGGCAAGAATGCATAGTGTCAGTAATAGTCCACCCTATACTTCGTCTATTAATGCGATATCAAGATTTCCTGAAACAGCAACAGCTTTAGGAGTGAAATTGGATGACAGAGAAAATCTAGTCTTAACAGCGCCGCATGGCATAGTTGACGTTGTAAATTTGAGAGTAACACCAACGCCTACTTTTCATGAGAAGAAAGAACAGATAAAGATTTACGAAGAAAGAATTCGGAAAAAGAATTGGCAAGCTGTATGGAATAAGGTTGAAATTATAGGGGTGGACAGTAATTAGGAGGGTTCGTATGGAATTTACAGTAAGCTACGCTTCATTTATAACTGCGATTTCTGATATAAACAAAATTATTTCTTCAAAAAGCGTTATTCCAATACTTTCTGGAATAAAAATAGAAGCCAATGAGAATGGTCTTAAGCTAACTGGCAGCAATTCGGATATTAGTATTGAAAGAATAATTCCTTTACGAATTGATGGAGTAAAGGTTGTGGAAATCAAAGAATTCGGTAGTGTGGTTGTCTTATCAAATTATTTAAACGAAATTGTTAAAAAGCTTCCGAGTGATATTTGTGTTAAATCAGGACGCAATGATTCAATCATAATAGAGTCAGGGGATATTGAAACAAAACTAACCGGTTTTAATGCGAATGATTTTCCAAAACTTCCTGAAATGGATTGCAATAATAACGTGAAAATCCCTTTTGGGAAATTAGCAGAGGCTATAAAAAAAACTGCGTTTGCAGTTTCAAAAAGCGAAGCTAAACCAGTACTAACCGGCGTGAAGATGGAGTTTGAGGGGAATAAGCTTGTTTGTACTGCAACAGACTCACATAGATTAGCGCGTCATGAACTACATATAGAATCGGAAATGATAAAAACATTTGTTGTCCCGAGTACAAGCTTGTCAGAATTGACGCATTTAAAAGTGGCAGATTCCTCAATC of the Sporosarcina sp. FSL K6-1508 genome contains:
- a CDS encoding GNAT family N-acetyltransferase; this translates as MTTTITITPPSDIKDLAAFLENMNNDSSSHVGYCGEDREGIYQTLLDDFSDLDLSQSFAVAYDNGSIVGAIGLDIDKDRFSAEVWGPFISDKIDDSYIVDKLLKTVISNSSIQLKHLSFFLNKENTRGKEFVLKHGGVERGHHSNLLAHRDELGEIKVEGIMEYSPSYEKTFSALHETEFPSTYYSTQKILSRLTDMNRLFVLTNDDQHIKGYVYVEAQPQHGEGSIEYIAVSNNDRKQGIGTKLIKFALAHLFTHKEIEEISLCVENENERALNLYRAAGFKIKHELIHFDITFKRCEEIVHANQK
- the dnaN gene encoding DNA polymerase III subunit beta; this translates as MEFTVSYASFITAISDINKIISSKSVIPILSGIKIEANENGLKLTGSNSDISIERIIPLRIDGVKVVEIKEFGSVVVLSNYLNEIVKKLPSDICVKSGRNDSIIIESGDIETKLTGFNANDFPKLPEMDCNNNVKIPFGKLAEAIKKTAFAVSKSEAKPVLTGVKMEFEGNKLVCTATDSHRLARHELHIESEMIKTFVVPSTSLSELTHLKVADSSIVDISYTNNFIVFGTADSKLYSRLIEGIYPNTRSLVPTESKVKITMNTQTLIEGIDRACVFSTEWKHNNVQLEIIDEATIKISSNSTEIGMIEEIQKIIQIEGQNNIQMSFDGRFVLDALKRIQKENVTIRFDGLMKPIVIQPLNDSTCLHLISPVRSY
- a CDS encoding nucleotidyltransferase family protein, with the translated sequence MLIKSEEDILWLIREDKWMMELLKCAKSLNLPDWWICAGFVRSKIWDVLHGFDVRTTIPDIDVIYYDRTNSEKSTEKKHEEALKRLLPAIPWSVKNQARMHSVSNSPPYTSSINAISRFPETATALGVKLDDRENLVLTAPHGIVDVVNLRVTPTPTFHEKKEQIKIYEERIRKKNWQAVWNKVEIIGVDSN
- a CDS encoding DUF2087 domain-containing protein; translated protein: MEEQFLITDVEREKVLKNYFKQGLQGRLDVFPSKEKRKYIIAQEIIKKFDTDKIYMEKEINDLLVTFYPDFATIRRFLIDYRFMTRSDDGKQYWVKGETHANT